The Setaria viridis chromosome 6, Setaria_viridis_v4.0, whole genome shotgun sequence genome contains a region encoding:
- the LOC117861222 gene encoding homeobox-leucine zipper protein ROC7, with translation MPGGMMIPGRNMPTAAAMIGGLASYAASLGQNMMDGQHQLAVMQQQQHQNHGQQQQPVTSESDMHGSRHDELLMESKSGSDNMEGGAGSGSGGEELQEEDLSLQQPRKKRYHRHTQHQIQELEAFFKEFPHPDDKQRKELSRELGLEPLQVKFWFQNKRTQMKTQQERQENTQLRAENEKLRAENARYKDALANAACPNCGGPATAVIGEMSFDEHHLRIENARLHDEIDRISAIAAKYVGKPVASLLPNSSNISSVVATAAPYPQPLSTHHIIPGAADMFGGLHHRGAAAGFDKPLVIELAVAAMEELVRMAQLGEPLWVPALVDGAATETLNEEEYAHGFPRGVGPKSPELHSEASRETVVVIMNHVNLVEMLMDVNQWSTLFSSIVSRAATLEVLSTGVAGNYNGALQLMTAEFQVPSPLVPTRESQFVRYCKQHTDGSWAVVDVSLDGLRAGGAVGLRGRRRPSGCLIREMPNGYSRVTWVEHVETDDAMVHDLYRPLVSSGLAFGAQRWAAALERQCERLASAMASGVPAASTGGDTAGVVNSAEGRRSMLRLAERMVASFCGGVTASTTHQWTTLSGSGPEDVRVMTRKSVDDPGRPPGIILNAATSFWLPVPPARVFGFLRDDATRSEWDILSNGGDVQEMAHIANGRDHGNAVSLLRVNNANSNQSNMLILQECCTDKTGSYVIYAPVDVVAMNVVLNGGDPDYVALLPSGFAILPDGPGAGGGGSLLTVAFQILVDSVPTAKLSLGSVATVNSLIACTVERIKAALAADNTTGGGARPPPYGDE, from the exons ATGCCCGGCGGGATGATGATCCCCGGCCGGAACatgccgacggcggcggccatgatCGGCGGCCTCGCCAGCTACGCCGCCTCCCTCGGCCAG AACATGATGGATGGGCAGCATCAACTTGCggtgatgcagcagcagcagcatcagaaCCATGGCCAACAGCAGCAACCTGTCACGAGCGAGAGTGACATGCATGGCTCACGCCACGATGAGCTGCTGATGGAGAGCAAGTCCGGCAGCGACAACATGGAGGGCGGTGCCGGGTCAGGCTCTGGTGGCGAAGAGCTGCAGGAGGAGGACCTCAGCTTGCAGCAGCCCCGCAAGAAGCGCTACCACCGCCACACCCAGCACCAGATCCAGGAGCTCGAAGC GTTCTTCAAGGAGTTCCCACACCCTGACGACAAACAGAGGAAAGAGCTGAGCCGGGAGCTGGGCCTGGAGCCTCTGCAGGTAAAGTTTTGGTTCCAGAACAAGCGCACCCAGATGAAG ACGCAGCAGGAGCGGCAGGAGAACACACAGCTGCGGGCTGAGAACGAGAAGCTACGTGCTGAGAACGCACGCTACAAGGACGCACTTGCCAATGCTGCCTGCCCCAACTGTGGCGGCCCTGCCACAGCTGTCATTGGTGAGATGTCCTTCGATGAGCACCACCTCCGCATTGAGAACGCGCGCCTCCACGATGAGATCGATCGTATCTCTGCCATTGCCGCCAAGTACGTTGGAAAGCCCGTCGCCAGCCTGCTGCCCAACTCATCAAACATCTCCTCCGTTGTTGCTACTGCCGCACCTTACCCGCAGCCGCTCTCCACCCACCACATCATCCCTGGAGCAGCGGACATGTTTGGCGGCCTCCACCATCGTGGAGCTGCAGCAGGGTTTGACAAGCCTCTGGTGATCGAGCTTGCTGTGGCCGCCATGGAGGAGCTGGTCCGGATGGCCCAGCTTGGCGAGCCGCTCTGGGTCCCTGCCCTGGTTGACGGCGCTGCCACTGAAACTCTCAATGAAGAGGAGTATGCTCATGGGTTCCCCAGGGGTGTGGGGCCCAAGTCACCGGAACTCCACTCGGAGGCCTCACGGGAGACTGTCGTTGTCATCATGAACCATGTCAACCTCGTCGAGATGCTCATGGATGTG AACCAGTGGTCGACATTGTTCTCAAGCATCGTGTCGCGGGCTGCCACGCTTGAGGTGCTGTCCACTGGTGTCGCTGGCAACTACAATGGCGCACTGCAGCTG ATGACAGCGGAGTTCCAGGTGCCGTCACCGCTGGTGCCGACCCGTGAGAGCCAGTTTGTGCGCTATTGCAAGCAGCACACGGACGGCAGCTGGGCAGTGGTGGATGTGTCCCTTGACGGCCTGCGTGCAGGTGGTGCAGTGGGCTTgcgtgggcgccgccgcccctcagGCTGCCTGATCCGAGAGATGCCAAATGGCTACTCCCGCGTGACATGGGTGGAGCATGTGGAGACCGATGACGCGATGGTGCATGACCTTTACCGTCCACTGGTGAGCTCTGGGCTGGCGTTCGGCGCGCAGCGGTGGGCAGCTGCACTGGAGAGGCAGTGCGAGCGCCTTGCCAGCGCCATGGCCAGCGGTGTCCCTGCAGCATCCACAGGAGGTGATACCGCAGGCGTGGTGAACTCAGCTGAGGGACGCCGGAGCATGCTCCGGCTTGCAGAGCGGATGGTAGCAAGCTTCTGTGGTGGCGTGACTGCATCAACAACGCACCAGTGGACGACGCTGTCGGGGAGTGGCCCTGAGGACGTGCGCGTGATGACACGCAAGAGTGTAGATGACCCTGGCCGCCCTCCCGGCATCATCCTCAACGCAGCCACCTCCTTCTGGCTCCCTGTGCCGCCCGCACGCGTCTTCGGCTTCCTCCGCGATGACGCCACCCGCAGTGAGTGGGACATCCTGTCCAATGGCGGCGACGTGCAGGAGATGGCGCACATCGCCAACGGCCGAGACCACGGCAACGCTGTCTCACTGCTCCGTGTCAAT AACGCCAACTCGAACCAGAGCAACATGCTGATCCTGCAGGAGTGCTGCACCGACAAGACAGGTTCCTACGTGATCTATGCTCCCGTGGACGTGGTGGCCATGAATGTGGTGCTCAACGGCGGGGACCCAGACTACGTGGCGCTGCTGCCATCGGGCTTCGCCATCCTGCC
- the LOC117860157 gene encoding vascular-related unknown protein 1 — MENSGEELSSTANRSFSGDGSAAASEEESGWTSYIDYFMKTQRRQKGEASLSADALSTDDAGGCRSTSECSGDCGVGASTRLPALVEPSVVSRRLSLKEGWGKKKKVLYDESLEDTATSPISSPKLIELRDSDATHQKKDNPSDEILHSKKNTTGDVNGANTTTDTTIKEEDGAYDNNELRKKGLCLVPVSAFRVYNS, encoded by the exons ATGGAGAATTCAGGCGAGGAGCTCTCTTCCACGGCCAaccgctccttctccggcgACGGCAGTGCCGCCGCTTCTGAGGAGGAGAGCGGCTGGACGTCGTACATCGACTACTTCATGAAGACGCAGCGGCGACAGAAGGGGGAGGCGAGTCTTTCCGCTGATGCTCTCTCAACTGACGATGCTGGAGGATGCCGTTCTACATCGGAATGCAGTGGTGATTGTGGAGTAGGAGCCTCCACACGGCTGCCGGCGCTCGTCGAGCCGTCGGTGGTGTCGAGAAGGTTGAGCCTCAAGGAGggttgggggaagaagaagaaggtctTGTATGATGAGTCCTTGGAGGATACAGCAACATCTCCTATCAGTAGCCCTAAG TTGATTGAGCTGAGGGATTCAGATGCCACCCACCAGAAGAAAGATAATCCCAGCGATGAGATTTTGCATTCTAAG AAGAATACAACTGGTGACGTAAATGGGGCAAACACAACAACAGACACGacaatcaaagaagaagacggTGCATATGACAACAATGAGCTGAGGAAGAAAGGCCTTTGCTTGGTCCCAGTGTCTGCTTTCCGTGTATATAATAGCTGA